From Streptomyces fungicidicus, one genomic window encodes:
- a CDS encoding beta-ketoacyl-[acyl-carrier-protein] synthase family protein has product MVTGLGAVSCFGSGTGALWEGLLGASRRPDPAPDVCGLPARPHLYAVPDGDAPARGTGRTGALLAAAVAEAVAEAGLSAGDLLDAGLTVGTSLGDIDLSERGAGTDADASVPPATHRVTASLAARFGIGGPGQTLSTACSAGAYAVGWGAELIETGQADVVVACGGDAFSRVAVGTLQRFGLLDGECCRPFDTGRAGMVTGEGAAALVLESAESARRRGRTALAELAGHGWSCDAHHPMAPEPSGDQLRRSAASALAGLDGAPGAAVLHRAGVALNDTVEATAIGEAVTAAGGSAGEVLGYAPKAVMGHTAGAAGVFGCVIAALVLRHGLVPPNAHVTDPDPQCPLTVPLVGPAPLPRPSVLVSGTGFGGNNAVLTWRAAA; this is encoded by the coding sequence GTGGTCACGGGACTCGGTGCGGTGAGCTGCTTCGGCAGCGGCACCGGCGCCCTGTGGGAGGGGCTGCTCGGCGCGAGCCGGCGGCCGGACCCCGCGCCGGACGTCTGCGGTCTGCCGGCCCGCCCGCACCTGTACGCGGTGCCGGACGGCGACGCTCCGGCGAGGGGCACCGGGCGGACCGGCGCGCTGCTCGCGGCCGCCGTCGCCGAGGCCGTCGCGGAGGCCGGACTGTCCGCCGGGGACCTGCTGGACGCGGGGCTGACCGTGGGCACGTCGCTGGGCGACATCGACCTCTCGGAGCGGGGCGCGGGTACGGACGCGGACGCCTCCGTGCCGCCCGCCACCCACCGGGTGACGGCCTCCCTCGCCGCACGCTTCGGCATCGGCGGTCCCGGCCAGACCCTCTCCACCGCCTGCTCCGCGGGCGCCTACGCGGTGGGCTGGGGCGCCGAGCTGATCGAGACGGGCCAGGCGGACGTGGTCGTCGCGTGCGGCGGGGACGCCTTCTCCCGGGTCGCCGTCGGCACGCTGCAGCGCTTCGGGCTGCTGGACGGCGAGTGCTGCCGTCCCTTCGACACCGGCCGGGCGGGCATGGTCACCGGTGAGGGGGCCGCCGCCCTGGTGCTGGAGTCCGCCGAGTCGGCGCGCCGGCGCGGCAGGACCGCCCTCGCCGAGCTGGCCGGACACGGCTGGAGCTGCGACGCCCACCACCCGATGGCGCCGGAGCCGTCCGGCGACCAGCTGCGCCGCTCGGCCGCCTCGGCGCTCGCCGGGCTCGACGGGGCCCCGGGCGCGGCCGTGCTGCACCGCGCCGGGGTGGCGCTCAACGACACCGTGGAGGCCACCGCGATCGGCGAGGCGGTGACGGCCGCCGGCGGGTCGGCCGGCGAGGTGCTCGGCTACGCGCCCAAGGCGGTCATGGGGCACACGGCGGGCGCGGCGGGCGTGTTCGGCTGCGTGATCGCGGCCCTCGTCCTGCGCCACGGCCTGGTCCCGCCCAACGCGCACGTCACCGACCCGGACCCGCAGTGCCCGCTCACCGTCCCCCTCGTCGGGCCGGCGCCGCTCCCCCGCCCCTCGGTCCTGGTCAGCGGAACCGGCTTCGGCGGCAACAACGCCGTGCTGACCTGGCGGGCCGCCGCATGA
- a CDS encoding beta-ketoacyl synthase N-terminal-like domain-containing protein, which produces MTVLITGVGAVAEEPRTDAGGAPWFDPAAHLGRRGWKYLTPATRYLLAAGNQALGRRHDDPPLTGAAAERFGVVTGTQYAIDRVHRRMDATLTGEGVRGISPAEVPGFSMNTPGSQLAISTGARAFSVTLTDPVTAGLGAVLFAVTALRTGRADTVVAAAADQAPEDHGGSGEYDAAAAVVLSARGRAPGSAGPGRPLAAVTGALSRFLAPDPDGEPAPAALGASAARIAALPGAAGAVRLVIDAPPAATRLAVAVRDAVTKALADAGSTVPDADAAVRPGRHCAVSGLLELTALTARPDGGGPAVLISVSESGHLTAIRIDNAVRPEFI; this is translated from the coding sequence ATGACCGTACTGATCACCGGCGTCGGCGCGGTCGCCGAGGAGCCGCGTACGGACGCGGGCGGCGCCCCGTGGTTCGACCCGGCCGCCCATCTCGGGCGGCGGGGCTGGAAGTACCTCACCCCGGCGACCCGCTATCTGCTGGCGGCCGGCAACCAGGCGCTCGGCCGGCGCCACGACGACCCGCCACTGACCGGCGCCGCCGCCGAGCGGTTCGGCGTGGTGACCGGCACCCAGTACGCGATCGACCGCGTCCACCGCCGGATGGACGCGACCCTGACCGGCGAGGGCGTCCGCGGGATCAGCCCCGCCGAGGTGCCGGGCTTCTCGATGAACACGCCCGGCAGCCAGCTGGCCATCAGCACCGGCGCGCGCGCCTTCTCGGTCACGCTCACCGATCCGGTGACCGCGGGGCTGGGGGCCGTGCTGTTCGCGGTCACGGCGCTGCGCACCGGCCGGGCGGACACGGTGGTGGCCGCGGCGGCCGACCAGGCGCCGGAGGACCACGGCGGCAGCGGCGAGTACGACGCCGCCGCCGCCGTCGTGCTGTCGGCGAGGGGGCGGGCTCCCGGCTCGGCAGGCCCCGGCCGCCCCCTCGCCGCAGTCACCGGGGCGCTCTCCCGGTTCCTCGCTCCGGACCCGGACGGCGAGCCCGCTCCCGCCGCGCTCGGCGCGAGCGCGGCCCGGATCGCCGCCCTGCCCGGGGCCGCCGGCGCCGTGCGCCTGGTGATCGACGCGCCGCCCGCCGCCACGCGTCTCGCGGTCGCGGTGCGCGACGCGGTGACCAAGGCGCTGGCCGACGCCGGGAGCACGGTCCCGGACGCCGACGCGGCGGTGCGCCCGGGCCGCCACTGCGCCGTGTCGGGCCTGCTGGAACTGACCGCCCTGACGGCCCGGCCGGACGGCGGCGGACCGGCCGTGCTGATATCGGTCTCCGAATCCGGGCATCTCACCGCAATACGAATCGACAATGCCGTTCGTCCCGAATTCATCTGA
- a CDS encoding thioesterase II family protein, protein MATIVNTAAGAAVQRPRPRPGAERVLVCLSYCGGGTAPFRQWAEDLPEDVELALICYPGREARFGAPFARVWTELRDDVVRSVRGLTGRPYILFGHSMGSWMAFETAAELERIGAAPPEALVVSGGVAPHKRREMPREDTPRSDADMDALVRWMRDLGQVSPAIAAEPELLKIAVDLLRADLAVTESYRFVDGTRVSVPLRVLYGTEDAAPFADVERHWRPLTAGPFQAVELPGGHFYTPEVWSRLTEWCTLPVPGAAGTR, encoded by the coding sequence ATGGCGACGATCGTGAACACGGCGGCCGGGGCCGCGGTGCAGCGGCCCCGGCCCCGGCCCGGCGCCGAGCGGGTGCTGGTGTGCCTGAGCTACTGCGGCGGCGGCACCGCGCCGTTCCGGCAGTGGGCCGAGGACCTGCCGGAGGACGTGGAGTTGGCGCTGATCTGCTATCCGGGACGGGAGGCGCGCTTCGGTGCTCCGTTCGCCCGGGTGTGGACGGAGCTGCGCGACGACGTGGTGCGGTCCGTGCGCGGGCTCACCGGGCGTCCCTACATCCTGTTCGGCCACAGCATGGGGTCCTGGATGGCCTTCGAGACGGCGGCCGAACTCGAACGCATCGGCGCCGCACCGCCCGAGGCCCTCGTGGTGTCGGGCGGGGTCGCCCCGCACAAGCGCCGGGAGATGCCCCGCGAGGACACACCGCGGTCGGACGCCGACATGGACGCACTGGTGCGCTGGATGCGCGACCTCGGCCAGGTCTCCCCGGCGATCGCCGCCGAACCGGAGCTGCTCAAGATCGCGGTGGACCTGCTCCGCGCGGATCTCGCGGTGACGGAGTCCTACCGGTTCGTCGACGGCACCCGGGTGTCGGTGCCGCTGCGGGTGCTGTACGGGACCGAGGACGCGGCGCCGTTCGCGGACGTGGAACGGCACTGGCGGCCGCTGACGGCGGGGCCCTTCCAGGCCGTGGAACTGCCCGGCGGGCACTTCTACACACCGGAGGTGTGGTCCAGGCTGACGGAGTGGTGCACCCTGCCCGTCCCCGGTGCCGCCGGCACCCGCTGA
- a CDS encoding MbtH family protein — protein MSTNPFEDNDARYLVLVNDEGQHSLWPAFAEVPAGWTVAHPEDSRQACLDYVNENWTDMRPLSLVRQMEGAE, from the coding sequence ATGAGCACCAATCCCTTCGAGGACAACGACGCCCGGTACCTCGTGCTGGTCAACGACGAGGGCCAGCACTCGCTGTGGCCGGCGTTCGCCGAGGTGCCGGCGGGCTGGACGGTGGCGCACCCCGAGGACAGCCGTCAGGCCTGCCTCGACTACGTCAACGAGAACTGGACCGACATGCGTCCGCTCAGCCTGGTGCGTCAGATGGAAGGCGCCGAGTAG
- a CDS encoding helix-turn-helix domain-containing protein yields MHEREFRAFVLIAETGRMDVAARKLGYSQPAITYQVKRLEESLGYKLFTRHPTGARLTGDGRMILPSVRAVLLLIDSMRDAQGSRSDEDRDLERSA; encoded by the coding sequence ATGCACGAGCGCGAGTTCCGGGCCTTTGTCCTGATCGCGGAAACCGGTCGCATGGATGTCGCGGCACGGAAACTGGGCTATTCCCAGCCGGCGATCACGTATCAGGTCAAGCGCCTGGAAGAGTCCCTCGGTTACAAGCTCTTCACCCGGCATCCCACGGGAGCACGGCTGACGGGGGACGGCCGGATGATCCTGCCGTCCGTGCGGGCGGTGCTCCTGCTGATCGACAGCATGCGCGACGCGCAGGGGTCGCGGTCCGACGAGGACCGGGACCTGGAGCGCAGCGCCTGA
- a CDS encoding thioesterase family protein, which yields MSTSSTPRGSYFEPIDDHRYKPTAHAGGAWDPDEQHFSPLGGLVVHAIERHRAAAGPDDGLVLSRISYDILGRLALDECEIQVETLRPGRTIELLEAVVRIAGRPVVRARAWLLAGLDTSAVAGGPADRLPAPESLDPWPMSDLWPGGYIAELDVRPVAPPRPGRTTAWISTPLDLVAGRRVGPLASYLALVDTANGIAVRQPPTEWMFPNVDLTVHLHRAPRGSWTGLDTTVAFGPTGQGLTSTVLHDVDGPVGHAQQILTVRPIG from the coding sequence TTGTCCACGTCCAGCACGCCCCGGGGCAGCTACTTCGAGCCCATCGACGACCACCGCTACAAGCCGACGGCGCACGCGGGCGGGGCCTGGGACCCGGACGAGCAGCACTTCAGCCCGCTCGGCGGGCTGGTCGTCCACGCCATCGAGCGCCACCGGGCCGCCGCCGGTCCGGACGACGGCCTGGTCCTCTCCCGGATCAGCTACGACATCCTCGGCAGGCTCGCCCTCGACGAGTGCGAGATCCAGGTGGAGACCCTCCGCCCCGGGCGGACGATAGAGCTCCTGGAAGCGGTCGTACGGATCGCGGGCCGCCCGGTCGTCCGGGCCCGCGCCTGGCTGCTGGCCGGACTCGACACCTCCGCGGTCGCGGGCGGCCCCGCGGACCGCCTCCCCGCCCCGGAGTCGCTCGACCCCTGGCCGATGTCCGACCTGTGGCCCGGCGGCTACATCGCCGAGCTGGACGTCCGCCCGGTCGCCCCGCCGCGGCCGGGCCGCACCACCGCCTGGATCTCCACGCCCCTGGACCTGGTGGCCGGCCGGCGGGTCGGCCCGCTCGCCTCCTACCTGGCCCTGGTCGACACCGCGAACGGCATCGCCGTACGGCAGCCGCCCACCGAGTGGATGTTCCCCAACGTCGATCTGACGGTCCACCTCCACCGGGCGCCCCGGGGCTCCTGGACGGGCCTGGACACCACGGTCGCCTTCGGCCCCACCGGCCAGGGCCTCACCAGCACCGTCCTGCACGACGTGGACGGCCCGGTCGGCCACGCCCAGCAGATCCTGACGGTGCGGCCCATCGGCTGA